The following nucleotide sequence is from Syntrophorhabdaceae bacterium.
ATCTGTTTTTTTGATTCAGCCCATGTGATTTTCGAATCTTCTTCAACAAGAGCTACGACATCAGGGCGGGATGAGGCATTTCTATCCCAGTAGTCGGATATCAGGCTATAATCCCAGTATCCCATCCTTACATACTCATCAATCATATTCTGTGTAAATCGTGTTGGGTTCATTACATTTCCCCTTTTTTACCAAAATTATTATTTAACATCTATACTTCTTCTATTGAGTTTGTATTGTAAAGGTATTACACACGCTGCAACCATTAATCCGGCAATATCAGTCAAGATTCCCGGAATCATAAACAAGAAGCCAGATATAAACAGTCCGCATCTTAATAAATTATTGAAGAACCATTCGAATTTGTTATCACCTTTGCGAGCACCAAAACGACCAACCCAGGCGAGATATCCTTCCAGGGAAGATGCCAATAGCCACACTCCAAAGAAGGCTGTACCGCATGAATAGATTATTTTAGAGATAGACCCCTGCAACACGAGGGCCGGTTCTATAATAAAAAAGAAAGGAATTATGAATAAAACTGCACCCAGGCGCACAGCCGTCCACCCGGTCTTCATCACGCTGGCTCCGGCGAAGGCTGCCGCAGGATATACCGCAATGCATACGGGTGGGGTGATAAATGACAGTATGCCGCAATAGAGGAGAAACATATGCACTGCCATCACATTGAGCCCCAACTCCACAAGAGCCGGGGCCAGTATCACGGCCGTAAAGATATATACGGCTATTGCACTCATGCCCATTCCCAGGATAAAGCTCGCCATTGCCGTGAGAAATATCATAAATGGCAGGTTCTTGCCCGCAAGGTGCAAGATCTCACTCGGGAAAGCATGGGCAACCCCTGTGATCGCGAGTGACCCTATGACCATCCCCACAGCACAGAGAATTGCTACAAGCTGGATCATCGTCTGAGCAAAACCATAAAAAAATTCCTGAGCCTTCTTAGGGCTCAGCCTTGTATTTTTCTTCAGGTTGGTTATGAGAAGAAGAAAGACCGATGCGTAAAAGGGTGCCTGCGTCTCCATCCTATAAAACAAGAACGTTAAAAGAATTATCAGGGAAAAGAGGTAAAACCAGCCTTCCTTTATGGTTTCTCTGAATGAGGGAAGCTCAGATTTGGGCAACCCGCTTAACCCCAGTGACACAGCCCTGCCATCTACCTGGACAAGAAGTCCAAAATAATAAAGAAGAGAGGGCACTATGGCAGCAAGTACCACGTGAAGGTATGGAATGTTCAAGAAAGATGCCATGACGAAGGCTACTGCACCCATCACAGGGGGCATAAGCTGCCCGCCATTCGATGCGCATGCCTCAACAGCAGCGGCAAAATGGGCAGGATAACCTACTCTCTTCATTAGAGGGATCGTTATAGAACCGATGGTCATCACGTTTGCCACCGCGCTGCCGTTCACTGAACCAAAAAGAGCGCTGGCTATGACGGCCACCTTCGCCACACCTCCTCGCGCATGGCCAAAAAGACTCGTGGCCAGCTTCAAGAAGAAATCACCTGCACCGGTAACGCCCAGAGCAACACCGAAGATAAGATACCCTATGAGGATATTGCCCACCGTTTTGAGCGGTATACCCAGGGCACTATCAGGACTCATAATATGATAAGCAACTGTCGCCTGAAAGTCGAGACCGGCCCCTTTCAACAGTCCGGGCATAAGTTCGGCCCATAGTGGATAAAATGAAAAACAAGCCACAACAATGGACAGGGCAAGTCCGCCGGTGCGCCGCGTTGCCTCCAATACCAGGAACCAGAGTATAGTGCTGAGGACAATCATGTGCATGGGGGCGACGGCGCTCCAGCCTTTCATAAGTATATCGTAACCTTCCACGGCCATATACAGACTGATAAGAAGGCTCGCGAGAAACAACACTCCATCAAGCCATACAGAGATCGTCTTATACTTCCCCTGTCCGTTTAATCTGAATGTCAGAAACACGCTTGAGAGGAAAAGAGCCATGAGCAGGTAACTGTAAGAATTCTCAAGATCGAGATTACCAAGAAGGGAGAGATAGAACACCTGGTCGATTGCCAGGAATATACCAAAGGCAGACAGCACAACAATAATCCATTTTCTGAGATCCATATCCACTACCTCACTTTTTTAAACATATAACATGCCTTGAATTCAGGTAGACCTCTGCCAAAGGCACATACCATCCGTTTAAGATAACCGCAATACCAGAGCCTGCTTTAATCGGCCAGAATTCCAAAGAGCTCATTATGTTTCTTTGTCCAGAATTGGGGGAAGTCTTCATCCTTTATCCCTTTAGTCTGGGCTTCAGCTATAGTTCTATTCCACAAATCTTTCAGGCCTTTCTGCCGTGCGAGCCTTTTCTCCTGGACCTGGTCCCACTTTGACTTCCAAACTCCGATCTCCTTCAGGTACCGTACGGAACCTGGATGGAATATATATCCTTTGCTATTTTCGTAAAGGGCAAGACATTCTTCCTGGCTCCAAAAACGTTTCATCAGATCCGATTTTTTTGCCATAATAGGATAAGACTCGTTTATTGCCTTCGTCATGAAGTACGCCATGTCATCATCCAGAAAATCGTAGGCAACTGTAGCCGGGTAAGGATAGCTCGAACATTCAACAGGTTTTGCGTCTGAGACACCGGGACCAAACTTTGCCTTATAGGGGGAAAGGGCCGGGAGAATTTTATTCAGCCTTGCCCAACCCGCTTTGTCGGCAACGGGAAGCTCTATAAACCCAACGCCGTGAGGGCTTGCCTGGAGCTCGTAGGCCGGCGGCACGGTGATGGCAGCCATCGCTACATCAATCTTACCATCAACAAGGGCTTTCAGCATCGCGCCAAACCCTGATACCTGAACCTTTTGCACATCGTTCCAGGTGAGGTTGCCGAACGCCAGCAAACCTTCGTGAAACGTGTTGAACACCGAGCCCGGGATCCAGGGGACCCTCTTTCCCTTCAGATCGGCACATTTCTTTATTCCCGAATCTCCTCTCACTATCCCCACATGACCTGGCTGCCGTGCTAACCAGACTACTCTGAGAGGTTGGGGGCCCCATTTTTTGTCGGCATATCTGTCTAATCCCTCTGCCGCAAAGTAGACGTCCCCACCCTGGCCGCAAAACTCTACCTGTTTATTCTTCACGGGGATTATCCTGGCTATATCAGTACCGATAGGCATGGCTCTCAACTTCGTTTTAAATTTCTCGCCAATGGCTTCTCC
It contains:
- a CDS encoding TRAP transporter fused permease subunit; amino-acid sequence: MDLRKWIIVVLSAFGIFLAIDQVFYLSLLGNLDLENSYSYLLMALFLSSVFLTFRLNGQGKYKTISVWLDGVLFLASLLISLYMAVEGYDILMKGWSAVAPMHMIVLSTILWFLVLEATRRTGGLALSIVVACFSFYPLWAELMPGLLKGAGLDFQATVAYHIMSPDSALGIPLKTVGNILIGYLIFGVALGVTGAGDFFLKLATSLFGHARGGVAKVAVIASALFGSVNGSAVANVMTIGSITIPLMKRVGYPAHFAAAVEACASNGGQLMPPVMGAVAFVMASFLNIPYLHVVLAAIVPSLLYYFGLLVQVDGRAVSLGLSGLPKSELPSFRETIKEGWFYLFSLIILLTFLFYRMETQAPFYASVFLLLITNLKKNTRLSPKKAQEFFYGFAQTMIQLVAILCAVGMVIGSLAITGVAHAFPSEILHLAGKNLPFMIFLTAMASFILGMGMSAIAVYIFTAVILAPALVELGLNVMAVHMFLLYCGILSFITPPVCIAVYPAAAFAGASVMKTGWTAVRLGAVLFIIPFFFIIEPALVLQGSISKIIYSCGTAFFGVWLLASSLEGYLAWVGRFGARKGDNKFEWFFNNLLRCGLFISGFLFMIPGILTDIAGLMVAACVIPLQYKLNRRSIDVK
- a CDS encoding TAXI family TRAP transporter solute-binding subunit — protein: MKRKSMFMTGHTRMFGLLFVSVILSVVLLFPCMTQAQGKSPAQPSKVKAPDIIKLATYDIGATGYVMYGFLGEAIGEKFKTKLRAMPIGTDIARIIPVKNKQVEFCGQGGDVYFAAEGLDRYADKKWGPQPLRVVWLARQPGHVGIVRGDSGIKKCADLKGKRVPWIPGSVFNTFHEGLLAFGNLTWNDVQKVQVSGFGAMLKALVDGKIDVAMAAITVPPAYELQASPHGVGFIELPVADKAGWARLNKILPALSPYKAKFGPGVSDAKPVECSSYPYPATVAYDFLDDDMAYFMTKAINESYPIMAKKSDLMKRFWSQEECLALYENSKGYIFHPGSVRYLKEIGVWKSKWDQVQEKRLARQKGLKDLWNRTIAEAQTKGIKDEDFPQFWTKKHNELFGILAD